The following are encoded in a window of Candidatus Coatesbacteria bacterium genomic DNA:
- a CDS encoding dinitrogenase iron-molybdenum cofactor biosynthesis protein, whose amino-acid sequence MTDTRRIAIAVDDDRGLESRISAHFGRCPHYVIVDVSGSETLDVETVANPHYADHKPGRVPAFVAQQGARTIIAGGMGQKAKAIFDHHGIDVVTGAAGSAGQALEAYLQGRLTGYDPCRGQGLGHGHGQGRGAGGGQGKGRGCH is encoded by the coding sequence ATGACCGACACCCGCCGGATCGCCATCGCCGTCGACGACGACCGCGGTCTCGAGTCCCGGATCAGCGCCCACTTCGGACGCTGTCCCCACTACGTCATCGTCGACGTTTCGGGTTCCGAGACGCTCGACGTCGAGACCGTCGCCAACCCCCACTACGCCGATCACAAGCCGGGCCGGGTCCCCGCCTTCGTCGCCCAACAGGGCGCCCGGACGATCATCGCCGGCGGCATGGGCCAGAAGGCCAAAGCCATCTTCGACCATCACGGCATCGACGTGGTCACCGGGGCCGCCGGCAGTGCCGGACAGGCCTTGGAGGCCTATCTCCAGGGCCGCCTGACCGGCTACGACCCCTGCCGGGGTCAGGGCCTGGGTCACGGTCACGGTCAAGGCCGGGGCGCTGGTGGAGGCCAAGGCAAGGGCCGCGGCTGTCACTGA
- a CDS encoding dinitrogenase iron-molybdenum cofactor biosynthesis protein, whose protein sequence is MLVAIAAAKTGGLQAPMDKRFGRAPLFVVCHSETGEVRAEVLNGAVEAQHGAGPRAANLIKEHGAEAVIARSFGPKAAGALDGLGIRMLTVAEGLTVGEALDRLRDGGTTAFGSR, encoded by the coding sequence ATGCTGGTAGCCATCGCCGCCGCCAAGACCGGCGGCCTGCAGGCTCCCATGGACAAGCGCTTCGGCCGGGCCCCGCTGTTCGTGGTCTGCCACAGCGAAACCGGCGAAGTCCGCGCCGAGGTCCTCAACGGGGCCGTCGAGGCCCAACACGGCGCCGGTCCCCGAGCCGCCAACCTGATCAAGGAACACGGGGCCGAGGCCGTCATCGCCCGTTCTTTCGGTCCCAAGGCCGCCGGCGCCCTCGACGGTCTGGGCATCAGGATGCTGACCGTCGCCGAAGGACTGACCGTCGGCGAAGCCCTCGACCGCTTGCGCGACGGCGGGACCACGGCCTTCGGCTCCCGCTAG
- a CDS encoding P-loop NTPase codes for MRVCLASGKGGTGKTLLSTNLADHLARHFQKVSYLDADVEEPNGFLFLEPEIERLTRVAVQLPGVGKEGCTACGACADFCAFNALLVVEGGVMVFNELCHSCGGCLRVCPAGVLVEQPREIGSLRLGHRGRLKCADGRLDVGEPRAVPVIERLLDWTAGDSLSVIDAPPGTACNATCVVQSCDFVILVTEPTPFGLHDLRLAVEMCRLLEKPAVAVINRSDLGDDGVRRYLDGAGVRVVAELPFERAIADAYAAGELAVEHSPTLRRVVETLAREVLRAV; via the coding sequence GTGCGCGTCTGCCTGGCCAGCGGCAAGGGCGGAACGGGCAAAACCCTGCTGTCCACCAATCTCGCCGACCACCTGGCCCGCCATTTCCAGAAGGTCAGCTATCTCGACGCCGACGTCGAGGAACCCAACGGCTTTCTGTTCCTCGAGCCGGAGATCGAGCGGCTGACGCGGGTCGCCGTTCAGTTGCCCGGCGTGGGCAAGGAGGGCTGCACCGCCTGCGGGGCCTGCGCCGACTTCTGCGCCTTCAACGCCCTGTTGGTCGTCGAGGGCGGCGTGATGGTGTTCAACGAGCTGTGCCACTCCTGCGGCGGCTGCCTGCGGGTCTGCCCAGCGGGAGTGCTCGTCGAGCAACCCCGCGAGATCGGCAGCCTGCGCCTCGGCCACCGTGGACGGCTCAAGTGCGCCGACGGCCGTCTCGACGTCGGCGAGCCCCGGGCCGTACCCGTCATCGAGCGCCTGCTCGACTGGACCGCCGGCGACAGCCTGAGCGTCATCGACGCCCCACCGGGCACCGCCTGCAACGCCACCTGCGTGGTCCAGAGCTGCGACTTCGTCATCCTGGTCACCGAGCCCACCCCTTTCGGGCTCCACGACCTGCGTCTGGCCGTCGAGATGTGCCGTCTGCTGGAGAAACCCGCCGTCGCCGTCATCAACCGCAGCGACCTGGGCGACGACGGTGTCCGCCGCTACCTCGACGGCGCCGGGGTGCGCGTCGTCGCCGAGCTGCCCTTCGAACGGGCCATCGCCGACGCCTACGCCGCCGGTGAACTGGCCGTCGAGCACTCGCCGACCCTGCGGCGGGTGGTCGAAACCCTGGCCCGGGAGGTACTGCGTGCCGTTTAA